A region from the Drosophila bipectinata strain 14024-0381.07 chromosome 3R, DbipHiC1v2, whole genome shotgun sequence genome encodes:
- the LOC108128694 gene encoding organic cation transporter protein: protein MDFDKILEKCGNAGRYQYLMILLLGYVAFTTTVHYYSQNIIGFVPQHWCYHEALANRSFEEISQIYAPFGKDASCIKLDTVEGDKVTVSNETCGRWMYNYDYGFRSMNAELNWVCQDAYKARIGQSLFFIGSLMGTFTFGMLGDKIGRVKAVILANQCGFVGDFLTTYATNLVQFSIFRCISGLAATANYYLMFILVLEYLAPKLRNLAISGTLGICFCLGALVAPWLSVLLGNWRIYLTCSALLQLVVALFYFVVQESAQWLITRTNVEGAIARLKHIAHFNGREVTASDFEAFRRHCIVKRKLSNQPEATAGFFDLLRTPNLRRTSLLVVMTFMLTSLSFNTISRNVEGLGMSPFVVFSLFAVAVPPSGLIQGLLQSRVGRKATAFLAMVCTGVLSCALGVALSSEGAQHNVTLLLSFALPMRLGISMCYTVTSQFSSELLPTCVRSRGIAAVHLAAAGASFLSPYLIHLGTKLAAAPSLILALLLLSASVCTLLLPETNNRKLPITLADGEAFGKDESIWAFDCWRRHDDDVSKEPAEEIKLHQLNGNGQSVSKPEPGPEV from the exons ATGGACTTTGACAAGATTTTGGAGAAGTGCGGCAATGCGGGTCGCTATCAGTACCTTATGATTCTGCTGCTCGGCTATGTCGCCTTCACCACCACCGTGCACTACTACTCCCAGAACATAATTGGATTTGTGCCCCAGCATTGGTGCTATCATGAGGCATTGGCAAACCGCAGCTTCGAGGAAATTTCCCAAATCTATGCCCCCTTTGGCAAGGATGCCTCCTGCATCAAGCTGGACACCGTCGAGGGGGATAAGGTGACGGTAAGCAATGAAACCTGTGGGCGCTGGATGTACAACTATGACTATGGTTTCCGTAGCATGAATGCAGAG CTCAACTGGGTTTGCCAAGACGCCTACAAGGCCAGAATCGGTCAGTCCCTGTTCTTCATTGGCTCCCTGATGGGCACCTTTACCTTCGGCATGCTGGGCGACAAAATAGGACGAGTTAAGGCTGTGATTTTGGCAAACCAGTGCGGTTTTGTCGGCGATTTCCTTACCACTTATGCCACAAATCTGGTGCAATTCTCCATCTTTCGGTGCATTTCTGGGCTGGCAGCTACGGCAAATTATTATCTGATGTTTATTCTGG tgctaGAATACCTGGCTCCCAAATTAAGGAACTTGGCCATCAGTGGAACTCTGggaatttgtttttgcttGGGTGCCTTGGTGGCACCCTGGCTGTCTGTTTTGTTGGGCAACTGGCGAATCTATTTGACCTGCTCGGCTTTGCTCCAATTAGTGGTTGCCCTGTTCTATTTTGTGGTACAGGAGAGTGCCCAGTGGCTGATTACAAGGACCAATGTGGAAGGAGCCATTGCCAGGCTGAAGCACATTGCACATTTCAATGGCAGGGAAGTTACAGCTTCGGATTTTGAGGCTTTTCGCAGACACTGCATTGTCAAGAGGAAATTATCCAATCAACCAGAAGCCACAGCTGGATTCTTTGATTTGTTAAGGACCCCAAATCTTCGCAGGACTTCACTGCTGGTGGTTATGACGTT cATGCTGACCTCCTTAAGCTTCAATACCATATCCCGGAACGTGGAAGGTCTGGGGATGTCACCTTTTGTGGTGTTCTCCTTATTTGCCGTAGCCGTGCCACCTTCGGGACTTATTCAAGGCCTCCTGCAGAGCCGGGTGGGACGCAAGGCCACTGCTTTTCTGGCCATGGTCTGCACCGGAGTTCTTTCCTGTGCCCTTGGCGTGGCCTTGTCCTCGGAAGGAGCCCAGCACAATGTCACCCTCCTGCTGTCCTTCGCCTTGCCGATGCGATTGGGCATCTCCATGTGCTACACAGTCACCTCCCAGTTCTCTTCGGAACTGCTGCCGACATGTGTACGCTCCCGTGGTATTGCTGCAGTGCATCTTGCCGCAGCGGGGGCATCCTTTCTTTCCCCCTACCTCATTCATCTGGGCACCAAGTTGGCGGCGGCTCCCTCTCTCATCCTGGCCTTGCTTTTGCTCTCAGCCTCCGTTTGCACGCTTCTGTTACCGGAAACAAACAATAG GAAACTACCCATCACCTTGGCGGACGGTgaggcctttggcaaggacgAGTCCATCTGGGCTTTCGACTGTTGGCGCCGGCACGATGATGATGTGTCCAAAGAGCCGGCAGAAGAAATCAAACTGCACCAATTAAACGGAAATGGCCAATCCGTCAGCAAGCCGGAGCCGGGACCGGAAGTGTGA
- the btsz gene encoding synaptotagmin-like protein 4 isoform X6, translated as MKQVTRLIGPRRAAKSAAKEAASYNAIASPSSVKSSPAASSTSASLARVHNYGRVKSSPTGGSSLPSSSSGKIQYAALNRMRKKRVEDGANKLPRKSKWRRLFCWKKRRRQRNYQGYWSSQGAKPRKSLLCCCRWGRKFSRSSYQYDSEDEDDDIDAKVAAYMVEMKQREAVVNRQKEAKAAAEELTRSPVIGQRPADATSSPIQSRASSETWPAQSDEDIDRLVAMHQNRSSLSSLGVRSESMASVYSGAGEGRYGTVVVKGQVEFGMQYNYKLGALEIHVVRCKDLAAVDTKRNRSDPYVKVYLLPDKSKAGKRKTKVKKHTLNPIFDETMRFHTPISSLESRTLWLTVWHSDMFGRNDFLGEVSVNLQGRVFDNPQSQWYLLQERSEPFDEVATYRGDIVVGLKYIPPENLKSSIFSRGSSLTGSSSNLRKFGGSIKSVASKSDRSTKGGQLHVLVKEAKHLSPIKANGTCDAFCKSYLLPDRTRSSKQKTPVVKRTLHPSWNYTFVYEDVSLEDLTERALELTVWDHDRLASNEFVGGIRFSLGTGRSYGRQVEWMDATGKELSLWQNMLDRPNFWVEGSLVLRSSLDGNRASLP; from the exons ATGAAGCAAGTGACTCGTTTAATTGGCCCCCGGCGTGCTGCAAAGTCGGCGGCGAAAGAAGCCGCCAGCTACAATGCGATTGCCTCCCCCTCGTCCGTAAAATCTTCGCCAGCAGCTTCGTCTACCAGTGCCTCATTGGCCCGGGTCCATAACTACGGTCGGGTGAAGTCTTCGCCGACGGGCGGCTCCTCGCTGCCCTCCAGTTCGTCGGGAAAAATTCAGTACGCGGCCCTGAACAGAATGCGTAAAAAAAGGGTCGAAGATGGAGCCAACAAACTTCCACGCAAATCCAAGTGGCGGCGTCTATTTTGCTGGAAAAAGAGGCGCCGCCAAAGGAACTACCAGGGTTACTGGAGCAGCCAGGGAGCCAAGCCTAGAAAAAGCTTGCTTTGCTGTTGTCGCTGGGGTAGGAAGTTCTCAAGGTCGTCATACCAGTACGATTCCGAGGACGAGGATGACGACATTGATGCTAAGGTGGCTGCCTACATGGTCGAAATGAAGCAGCGCGAGGCAGTGGTCAACAGGCAAA AGGAGGCCAAAGCGGCTGCCGAAGAGCTCACTCGATCGCCGGTGATTGGACAACGGCCAGCAGATGCCACCAGCAGTCCCATCCAGTCGCGTGCCTCAAGCGAAACGTGGCCGGCGCAGTCAGATGAGGACATTGATCGTTTGGTGGCCATGCACCAAAACCGTAGCAGTCTCAGCTCACTGGGC GTTCGGTCGGAGTCTATGGCCAGCGTGTACTCGGGCGCCGGCGAAGGACGCTATGGCACTGTGGTCGTTAAAGGTCAAGTGGAATTCGGCATGCAGTACAACTACAAGCTGGGTGCCCTGGAAATCCATGTGGTGCGTTGCAAGGACTTGGCAGCCGTTGACACCAAACGCAACCGCAGTGATCCCTACGTGAAG GTTTATCTACTACCCGATAAGTCCAAGGCCGGCAAGCGCAAAACCAAAGTCAAGAAACACACCTTGAATCCCATCTTTGATGAGACGATGCGATTCCACACACCCATCTCCAGCCTGGAGTCCCGAACTCTGTGGCTGACTGTCTGGCACTCAGATATGTTTGGCCGGAACGATTTCCTCGGCGAAGTCAGTGTCAATTTGCAAGGACGAGTCTTTGACAATCCCCAATCGCAGTGGTATCTCCTTCAGGAAAGG AGTGAACCCTTTGACGAAGTCGCTACCTATAGGGGCGATATTGTGGTTGGCCTTAAATACATACCCCCGGAGAACCTAAAGTCGTCGATATTCTCGCGCGGCTCTTCCCTGACaggcagctcctcgaatctgCGGAAATTCGGAGGCAGCATTAAGTCAGTGGCCTCAAAATCGGATCGCAGCACAAAAGGTGGTCAACTGCATGTTTTGGTCAAGGAAGCCAAGCACCTGAGTCCCATTAAGGCAAACGGCACCTGTGACGCATTCTGCAAGAG cTACTTGCTGCCAGATCGCACGCGCAGctccaaacaaaaaacacctGTGGTTAAGCGCACTCTGCATCCCAGCTGGAACTACACTTTTGTGTACGAGGATGTCTCCCTGGAGGATTTGACTGAGCGCGCCCTGGAGCTGACGGTCTGGGATCATGATCGTCTGGCTAGCAATGAGTTTGTGGGTGGAATTCGCTTCTCCCTGGGCACTG gTCGCAGCTATGGCCGCCAAGTGGAGTGGATGGATGCCACCGGCAAGGAGCTCTCTCTGTGGCAGAATATGTTAGATCGACCCAACTTTTGGGTGGAGGGCAGCTTGGTGCTGCGCTCCAGTTTGGATGGCAACCGAGCCTCCTTGCCATAG